A region of Fimbriimonadaceae bacterium DNA encodes the following proteins:
- the hmgA gene encoding Homogentisate 1,2-dioxygenase, with protein sequence MSRYHRLGNLPKTRHIQFRSPEGNLYPEELFSTHGFSGPMTIMHHINLPTEVKGWEDRGTFAPTFLDSEPLRHRHLLTGKMPAKGNAVSGRVPLMGNNDVVWNQVHVADQMEDYFKNAEMDEILFIHNGEGTLETMFGDVPFVQGDYLIIPRGTIWRIRFDSLPVHMLAIESHGPVEIPRRYRNDFGQMLEHAPYHERDFRPPTELNTHDEKGDFYVDVKARGRLTRYTYRFHPCDIVGWDGYVYPYAFSIHDFSPITGKLHMPPPIHQTFQGHNFVICSFCPRLLDFHPEAVPIPYNHSNVDSDEILYYCNDKFGSRKGIQEGSITIHPLGIPHGPQPGAVEASLGATRTEELAVMLDTYYPLRLTKEALEIEDPNYWKSWQTG encoded by the coding sequence ATGTCCCGTTACCATCGACTCGGCAATCTGCCCAAGACGAGGCACATCCAATTCCGCAGCCCGGAGGGCAACCTCTATCCCGAAGAGCTCTTCAGCACCCACGGGTTTAGCGGACCGATGACGATCATGCACCACATAAACCTCCCGACCGAGGTCAAGGGGTGGGAGGACCGGGGGACTTTCGCACCGACATTCCTCGATTCCGAGCCGCTGCGGCACCGCCACCTTCTCACGGGCAAGATGCCTGCCAAGGGCAATGCGGTGAGCGGTCGCGTACCTCTCATGGGCAATAACGATGTGGTTTGGAACCAGGTCCACGTTGCCGACCAGATGGAGGATTACTTCAAGAACGCGGAGATGGATGAGATTCTTTTCATCCACAACGGGGAGGGCACGCTGGAAACGATGTTCGGCGACGTGCCGTTCGTGCAAGGCGACTACCTCATCATTCCGCGCGGCACGATTTGGCGTATTCGATTCGACAGCCTTCCCGTTCACATGCTCGCAATCGAGAGCCATGGACCGGTCGAAATTCCACGCCGCTATCGGAACGACTTTGGCCAGATGCTCGAGCACGCTCCCTACCATGAGCGCGACTTTCGCCCACCGACCGAACTCAATACCCACGATGAGAAGGGTGACTTCTACGTGGACGTCAAGGCGCGGGGCCGCCTAACCCGCTATACCTATCGCTTCCATCCGTGCGACATCGTCGGCTGGGATGGCTATGTGTATCCGTATGCCTTCAGCATTCACGACTTCTCGCCGATCACCGGCAAGCTCCATATGCCGCCGCCGATCCACCAGACCTTCCAAGGTCACAACTTCGTGATTTGCTCGTTCTGCCCGCGCCTTCTCGATTTCCATCCCGAAGCGGTCCCGATCCCTTACAACCACAGCAACGTCGATTCAGACGAGATCCTCTATTACTGCAACGACAAGTTCGGCTCCCGAAAGGGCATTCAGGAAGGGTCGATAACGATCCACCCGCTGGGGATCCCCCACGGTCCGCAGCCGGGCGCCGTGGAGGCCTCCCTCGGCGCAACCCGCACCGAAGAGCTTGCCGTCATGCTCGACACGTACTACCCGCTCAGATTGACGAAGGAAGCCTTGGAGATCGAAGACCCGAATTACTGGAAGAGTTGGCAGACGGGCTAG
- the fdhC gene encoding Fructose dehydrogenase cytochrome subunit, with the protein MALGIVVLGTAIVGFTPTEKAKPSKAVARGKYLVTVMGCGDCHSPYNDKGQPIKGREFSGHPAGAPLPTWDPSMLEKGNLATIAPTATAFAGPFGLSVAGNLTPDRETGIGKKTADELVKSWRSGKHWKENRMVLPPMPMHAYKHLTSEDIKAIFAYLMTLKPIKNNCPKSQPAPMPG; encoded by the coding sequence ATGGCCCTGGGCATCGTCGTCCTCGGCACGGCAATTGTCGGCTTCACGCCCACCGAGAAAGCAAAGCCCTCGAAAGCCGTTGCCCGCGGAAAGTATTTGGTGACCGTCATGGGCTGTGGCGACTGCCACTCTCCCTACAACGACAAGGGACAGCCGATCAAGGGACGCGAATTTTCCGGTCACCCTGCCGGGGCTCCGCTGCCAACCTGGGACCCTTCCATGCTGGAGAAGGGCAACCTAGCCACGATCGCGCCAACTGCAACTGCGTTCGCAGGCCCCTTCGGGCTGTCTGTCGCAGGCAACCTGACGCCGGATCGCGAAACCGGAATCGGTAAGAAGACGGCCGACGAGTTGGTGAAAAGCTGGCGAAGCGGAAAGCACTGGAAGGAAAACCGGATGGTCTTGCCGCCGATGCCGATGCACGCTTACAAGCACCTCACCTCCGAGGACATCAAGGCGATCTTCGCGTACCTAATGACTCTGAAGCCAATCAAGAACAATTGCCCTAAATCACAGCCGGCACCCATGCCCGGCTAG